One window of the Strix uralensis isolate ZFMK-TIS-50842 chromosome 3, bStrUra1, whole genome shotgun sequence genome contains the following:
- the QRSL1 gene encoding glutamyl-tRNA(Gln) amidotransferase subunit A, mitochondrial, translated as MLRASLREVSAALKEGRVAPTELCQRCLSLIKSTKFLNAYITVAEETALKQAEESEKRYRRGQPLGVLDGIPIAVKDNFNTAGIETTCASNMLKGYISPYNATVVQKLLDQGAVLLGKTNLDEFAMGSGSTDGVFGPVRNPWSYSRQYKEKYVPKSHSEDKDSNWVITGGSSGGSAAAVSSFTCFAALGSDTGGSTRNPAAHCGVVGLKPTYGLISRHGLIPLVNSMDVPGILTRCVDDAAIVLGSLAGHDPKDSTTIQDNFKPFELSNLTDVSKLSIGIPKEYHAPGLSSEILALWSKAADLFKNAGAKVIEVSLPHTRYSIVCYHVLCTAEVASNMARFDGLEYGHRSDMNKSTESMYAATRREGFNDVVRGRILSGNYFMLKQNYENYFIKAQKVRRLIANDFVKVFGSGVDILLTPTTLSDAVPYTEFIKEDNRTRSAQDDILTQAANMAGLPAINVPTALSERGLPVGLQFIGRSFQEKQLLTVAKWFEKQVKFPTIQLEEVKRHDRGVFQHQKSASFL; from the exons ATGCTGCGTGCCTCTCTCCGCGAG GTTTCGGCAGCGTTGAAGGAAGGACGTGTCGCTCCGACGGAGCTCTGCCAGAGGTGCCTTTCCCTCATCAAAAGCACCAAGTTTCTTAATGCTTACATTACTGTAGCGGAAGAAACCGCTTTGAAGCAGGCTGAAGAATCAGAGAAAAGATACAGAAGAG GTCAGCCGCTGGGTGTTTTAGATGGTATTCCTATTGCAGTAAAAGACAACTTTAATACAGCTGGCATTGAGACAACATGTGCATCAAACATGCTAAAAG GTTATATTTCCCCTTACAATGCTACAGTAGTTCAGAAATTACTGGATCAGGGAGCTGTGcttttaggaaaaacaaaccTAGATGAATTTGCAATGGG ATCTGGGAGTACAGATGGGGTATTTGGACCAGTCAGAAACCCCTGGAGTTACTCAAGACAGTACAAGGAAAAATATGTCCCAAAATCCCATTCTGAGGACAAAGACTCGAACTGGGTAATAACAGGAGGGAGCTCAGGAGGCAGTGCGGCTGCTGTGTCATCTTTCACATGTTTTGC AGCTTTAGGGTCAGACACAGGAGGATCAACCCGAAACCCTGCTGCTCACTGTGGTGTAGTAGGTTTAAAGCCAACATATGGACTGATCTCTCGCCATGGTCTCATTCCTCTAGTGAACTCCATGGATGTGCCAGGAATCCTAACCAGATGTGTGGATGATGCTGCAATTGTGTTAG GTTCACTTGCTGGACATGATCCTAAAGACTCTACCACAATTCAGGACAACTTTAAGCCATTTGAACTATCCAATTTGACTGATGTCAGCAAGCTCTCAATAGGAATTCCAAAG GAATATCATGCACCAGGGCTTTCTAGTGAAATTCTGGCTCTCTGGTCAAAGGCTGCTGACCTCTTTAAGAATGCAGGTGCTAAAGTAATTGAAGTGAGTCTACCACACACTCGTTACTCTATTGTCTGCTATCATGTACTGTGCACAGCAGAAGTGGCATCAAATATGGCCAGATTTGATGGACTGGAATATG gacaCCGTTCTGACATGAACAAGTCCACAGAAAGTATGTATGCTGCAACACGACGAGAAGGCTTTAATGATGTTGTAAGAGGAAGAATTCTATCAGGAAACTATTTCATGTTGAAACA GAACTATGAGAATTACTTTATCAAGGCACAGAAAGTCAGACGTCTCATTGCCAATGACTTTGTGAAGGTTTTTGGGAGTGGTGTTGATATTTTACTCACTCCTACCACTCTGAGTGATGCAGTACCATATACGGAATTCATCAAAGAAGATAACAGAACCCGCAGTGCACAAGATGACATCCTAACACAGGCTGCAAACATGGCTG gactGCCAGCCATAAATGTTCCTACAGCTCTTTCAGAGAGAGGCTTGCCAGTTGGGCTTCAGTTCATTGGACGTTCATTCCAGGAGAAGCAGCTTCTCACTGTAGCCAAATGGtttgaaaaacaagtaaaattccCAACGATCCAGCTAGAAGAAGTGAAAAGGCATGACCGTGGTGTCTTTCAGCATCAGAAATCTGCTTCTTTTTTGTAA